A single window of Apodemus sylvaticus chromosome 4, mApoSyl1.1, whole genome shotgun sequence DNA harbors:
- the Pabpc4l gene encoding polyadenylate-binding protein 4-like, producing MSLEAKYRAASLYVGDLHEDVTEDVLFRKFNTVGPVLSIRICRDLISQRSLGYAYVNFLQVNDAQKALETMNFDVIKGKSIRLMWSQRDACLRKSGLGNVFIKNLDKSIDNKTLYEHFSPFGKIMSSKVMTDEEGSKGYGFVHYQDQRAANRAIEEMNGKLVRNSTLFVARFKSRQDREAELRDRPTEFTNVYIKNFGDDIDDEKLRKVFSKYGQTLSVKVMKDATGKSKGFGFVSFDSHEAARKAVEDMNGQDINGQTVFVGRAQKKVERQAELKEMFEQMKKERIRARQAAKLYIKNLDETIDDETLRKEFSAFGSICRVKVMQEAGQSKGFGLICFFSPEAAARAMAEMNGRILGSKALNIALGQKH from the coding sequence ATGAGTCTGGAAGCTAAGTACCGTGCAGCTTCCCTGTATGTGGGTGACCTCCACGAAGATGTTACAGAGGACGTGCTGTTCAGGAAGTTCAACACAGTGGGGCCAGTGTTGTCCATCCGAATCTGCAGGGACCTGATTTCCCAACGTTCTCTAGGCTATGCCTATGTCAATTTTCTCCAGGTGAATGATGCCCAGAAGGCCCTAGAGACCATGAACTTCGATGTGATCAAAGGTAAATCCATCCGTCTCATGTGGTCTCAACGGGATGCTTGCCTGAGGAAATCGGGACTCGGGAATGTGTTTATCAAGAATCTGGACAAATCCATTGATAATAAAACCTTGTATGAACACTTCTCACCTTTTGGAAAGATCATGTCCTCCAAGGTGATGACTGACGAAGAAGGCTCCAAGGGCTACGGCTTCGTGCACTACCAAGACCAGAGAGCAGCAAACAGGGCCATTGAGGAGATGAATGGGAAGCTGGTGAGGAATAGCACTTTGTTCGTGGCCAGATTCAAAAGCCGCCAGGATCGGGAGGCTGAGCTCAGAGACAGACCAACGGAATTCACTAATGTGTATATCAAAAACTTTGGGGATGACATAGACGATGAGAAACTAAGGAAAGTTTTCAGTAAATACGGCCAAACTTTGAGTGTTAAGGTGATGAAAGATGCCACTGGGAAGTCCAAAGGCTTTGGATTTGTGAGTTTTGATAGCCACGAGGCTGCAAGAAAGGCAGTTGAAGATATGAATGGACAGGACATAAACGGGCAGACGGTTTTTGTAGGCAGAGCTCAGAAGAAGGTAGAGCGACAGGCTGAGTTAAAGGAAATGTTTGAGCAGATGAAAAAGGAAAGAATCCGTGCACGTCAGGCAGCTAAGCTCTACATTAAGAACCTGGATGAAACCATCGATGATGAAACCCTTCGCAAGGAATTTTCTGCCTTTGGGTCCATTTGCAGAGTTAAAGTGAtgcaggaagcagggcagagcAAAGGCTTTGGCTTGATCTGCTTCTTCTCCCCGGAGGCAGCAGCTAGGGCAATGGCTGAGATGAATGGCCGCATCCTTGGCTCCAAAGCCCTCAACATTGCACTGGGTCAGAAACACTGA